The nucleotide window CACTCATTGGAATAGAAAATTCAGTAACGCGCTTTACGCCTGATGCTCCTTTAAGAGCTGAAGCAAGTGAAACTGAATTCTTAAGTGACTGAAGCTTTTTGTAGCTTTCAAGTTTGTTAAGGTTGTTCCAAGAAATTTCTGCCATGATAAACTTCCTTTGTTTTTATTTCATGAGGCTGCCAAAAGTGGAATGCCTCCTGTTTCATTTTGTTGTTATGACTATTCTTCGTCAATATCCGGAATTATTTTTTTTAGCGCCGTCATAAAGTCTTTTCCGGTAAGACCTTCCCTGAGACAGGCAAAGATACAGTTGTCTCCTGCAACTGTTCCAAGAATTTCATCCATATTCAATGCGTCAAGGGCATTTGATACAGAATCAGCATGACCGCCGAATGTTTTGATGACTACAATGTTGCCGCTGTAATCAATGCTTACGTAACCTCTTAAAAAGTCCTGTACGTAAATCTGTTCGTTTTCCCTGGAATCAGCTTCTTCCGGAAGAGTGTAAACATAGCCTGACTGTCCGTCACTTACTTTTCCGACTCGGAGAAGTTTCAGGTCTCTGGAAAGTGTTGCCTGTGTTACTTCATAACCTTCTTTCTGTAAAAGCTGAAGCAGCTCATCCTGACTTTCGATTCTGTTGTTTTTGATGAGTTTCCTGACTGCCTTGAGTCTGGTTGAACGCTCTTTCATTGTTTTCCCTTATGCAAAAATATACTTAATATTGTATAAATATACAGTTTTTTGCATTTCATTACAACAAGGGTTCTGATTCAGATGCTATTCCAGTTCAACATAAGTTTTTCCTGTTCCTCCTGCTTCCGGCAGTGCAAAAGAAAAGTTTTTTACGCCGGGATAATTTGAAAGCAGGTCGTGTACAGCCTGCTGGAGTATGCCGTTTCCTTTTCCGTGAATTATTGAAAAGTTTTTGAAACTGTAAATGGCGCACAGGTCCAGCTGTTTTTTCAGGGCACGGATTGCTTCCTCATATCTCATTCCCAGAAGCCTGAGTTCAAATTTAGGCGTTTCTTCTGCTGAACTTTCTTCTTTTTCCAGAACATAATCTGCTTTTGCAGTAAAAGTATTTTTTGAGACATTTGCAGGAATTATAAACTGCTCTTTTACGTTCATTTTCAGTGAACCGAACTGAACGCTCCAGGTATCAGAATTTATCTTCCGTATTAAAGTTCCCCGTCGTTTTTCACGGCCGGTAATAACTTCCGTTCCTTCCTCAAGCATTATTGTTTTATGTTCAGGAAGTTTTTTCTTTTTTTCCGGGACGTCGTATATATGGACGGCAGCATTTTTAAGTGCTTCTTTATTGGAGATTTTTTCTTTCGTTTTTTTGCTTGAGGAATGTGCACCTTTCAGTTTTGACAGGCGTATTCCGTTCTGTGAAATCTGTTCTTCTTCTTTTTCTGCCTGAACTTTTTCTGCAGCAAGGCGTTCATTCTGAAGCTGAATGTTTTTTTCCTGAACTGTTATTTCTTCGTTGAGTTCAGAAATAAAATCTTTTACGCCGAGAGTTTTTTCTCTGGTGATTTCTCCTTCCCTGAGTTCCCGTACGAGATTTTCAAGACGGCTTCGTGTCTGTTTTACAAAATCACTGTTCTGGGAACGCTCTCTTTTTTGAATGTCAATTTCCCTTTCAAGAAGATTGTTTTCCCGGTTGTGAAGCTTGTGGCTTTTAATGAGAAGTTCAGAATTCTTTTTGTTCTCTTCCCTGATAAGTTCATCAAGTTCTTCATGTTTTGCAGTCAGACCTTTTATAAGGCTTGAGACATCTGACTGCTGGGTTGAAATATAGTTTTTTGCCCTGTCGATTATGTGCCGGTCCAGTCCTGCATTCTGCGCAATGTCAATGGCGTGGCTTTCTCCGGGAACTCCCATAAGGAGCCTGTATGTAGGACGGAGACTGTCGGGATTAAATTCAACGCTGGCGTTGATGCAGCGGGGATTTGTATAGCCGTAATTTTTAAGTACACCGTGATGAGTTGTTGCTATTACAAAAGCATTCTTTTCTATAAGGGTGTCAAGTACAGCCATTGCAATTGCAGAACCTTCCTGTGGATCGGTGCCGCTTCCAAGTTCATCAAGAAGTACGAGAGAGTTTTCGTCTGCGTGTTCTGTCATCTCTGCCATTTTTTTCATATGGGCTGAGAAGGTACTTAGGGATTCATCGATGGACTGTTCATCACCTATGTCTGCAAAAACAGAATTAAAAAGAGGAAGCCGTGTTCCCTCTGCTGCCGGAAGTGGAAAGCCTGCCTGATTCAATAGAGAAAAAAGTGCAATGGTTTTTAAGGTAACTGTTTTTCCTCCGGTGTTGGGACCTGTTATGATGAGGACCCTTTTTCCTCCCATAAAGTTTATGTCTACGGGAACTGCTTTTTCTTTTAGAAGGGGGTGCCTTGCTCCTGCAATGCGCGGAGGTTCTTTTGTCATGTCACATTCTTCTGCAAAGATTCCGGAAGTTTTTATCAGCTGTTTTCCTGCTGCAAGGGTTGAATCCAGAAAAATCATTTTTTCAAAACACTGAACGAATTCATTTTTATACGGAGAGATTTTTGCAGTGAGTTCTTTAAATATGAGTCGCAGTTGAGTTTCAAGATTAAATTCTTCCTGAACCAGTGCGTTACCGGCCTGAACTGCTTCATCCGGTTCTATGTAGACGGTTTGTCCTGAGGCGCTTACTTCATGAATTATACCTTTTATCTGATTCCGGCAGTTTGCTTTTACGGCAATGAGTTCCCTTCCTGCCTTAAAGGCCGGGACTTGTGACTGAAGTGCCTGAGAAAAAACAGAGTCTGATGTATATTTTTTTATTGCAGCTTCAATTTCTTTTTTTAAAGCAGCGATTTTATTTTTTATTTCCCGGATTTGTGGAAGATCTTTTACAGTTCCGTCCTGATTAAGTATTCTGAAAATTTCATCCTCAGGATTTTTTAGTGAAGGCATTTCCTGTACGGTTTTTAAAAGTTCCGGAAGTTCAAATTCCAGTGAGGCAGAGGTTATTGAATCCGTGGCTTTTTTACAGGAAAGGGCAAACAGTCCCAGTGCATAAAGCTGGTCCTGAAGCAGCTGTGCACCTTCCGTATCAAGCTGACTGAATAAATCATTAATCTGAGGCCAGGGCATTATTGCTGCCGGACGGGTTGACGATAAATAGACGGCCCATTCCTTTCCTGCTTTTTTTAATTTTCTGATTGTCTTTAAGTCAGTACAGGGTTCTCTTTGAAGCAGCGCTTCCTGTGTTTCTTCACTGACTGCATTTAATGCAATTTCATCTCTGACACGATAGAAGTCAAGTTCCCGTGCAATCTGTCCGCTTAAGAAATTCTGTTCACTCATAGATTAATATTCCAGAAATTGAAGTAACTGATCCGGTCTGTCGATGATGGTTCCGGCGTTATGTTCCATGAGAAAATCCCTGCTCCTGAATCCCCAGCTTACGCTTATACATTTTATTCCGGCATTACCGGCTGTTTCTATGTCTACGTCTGAGTCACCTGCATAAATGCATTCGTCTTTTTTGAATCCCAGGTTTTTAATGACTTTAAGCAGACTGTCCGGTGCAGGTTTTCTTTTTACTCCTTCACATTCTCCGATGCAGAGTTCCGGATTCATAAAGTCTTTGAAAAATATTTTTGAGAGGGCTTTTACCTGTGCATCAGGTTTGTTGGAAACAATTGCCGTCAGAATGTTTTTCTTTTTAAGGTCTTCAAGCATTTGCAGTATTCCGTCATAAGGCTTAGTTTTTACGAGGGAGTGAGAAGCGTAATAAGCGCGCAGATCACTCAGTGTTTTTTCGTAAAGGGGATTTTCTTTTCCGTCAGGCAGAGCCCTCTGTGCAAGAAGTCCCAGTCCGTTTCCGACAAATAATCTTACTTCATCTATAGTTCGTTCCGGGTACCCGTTTTCTCTGAGTGCATGGTTTATGCTGGCGGCAAGATCTTCCAGTGTGTTGAGGAGAGTTCCGTCCAGATCAAAAATTACAGCTTTTGTTTTCATGATGTTCAGCCCGCCTTTTTTCTGAATGCCAGACAGAAAATGAATATTACTGTATTCACAAGAACAATGGTTGCTCCGCTGGCAGATTCAATGTAGTAGGAAAGGGAAAGTCCCGTAATGCCGCTGACTGTAGCCGCAAGAACTGACCAGCCCAGGTACTGCCGGGATGTCCTGCTTATCATTCTTGCTGAAGCTGCCGGAAGTACCAGCAGGCTGTTTATAACAAGAAGTCCGGTCCACCGTATGCTGAGGGTAACGATAACTGCGGTTACCAGGGCAAATATCTGTTCTATTATGAATGTTTTAATGCCACGGCTTTTTGCAAAGGTTGAGTGAAGCGATGTCAGAAGCATCTGGTTATAGAAAACGATCCATACTGCAATCAGTATTATTCCGGAAAACAGCAGCATGAGAATTTCAAATGGTTCTATGCTCAATATGTCTCCGGTCAGATATTTCTGATATTTTGCAAGACTTTTTCCCATGCTCAGAAGTACGATTCCCAGTGCAACAGAGGCAGAAGAAAAAACTCCGATGATTGTGTCAGCAGAAGCTTTTCCCTTTATTTTTACGGTTATGATGGCAAAGCCTAAAAGTATGGAAAAACCTATCATGGCAAAAGTAACGTCCCTCATTCCCAGAAGAACTCCCAGTGCAACTCCAGTCAGGGCAGAATGTCCGATTGCGTCACTGAAAAATGCCATTTTGTTGGAAACGACAAATGTTCCCAGCATGCCGAAAAGGGGACATGCAATGAGTATTGCAAGAAATGCATTTTTCATGAAAGTCATTTCAAGCCATTCAAAGGGAAGTAAAATATGAATCAAGCTGTATATGTTTTCCATGTTAGTTTTACCTTCAAGCTAGAAATTTATTTTTCCGAATACTTCCGTAAAATCTTTCTGTGAATATATTTCTGCTACGGTTCCCACGGAAGCTTTTGAATTATTTATGAATACGACTCTGTCTGCATGCTTTGCTACAAGATCAAGATCATGACTTATAAGGAGAATCGTTATGTCGTAGTTATGTCTTATGTCTGAAACTATTTCGTAGAAATTCCTGAGTCCCACCCGGTCTACGCCGCTGACAGGTTCATCGAGAAGAAGAATGTCCGGCAGCGGGTTTACAGCCAGAGAAAGCATTACTCTCTGAAGTTCTCCTCCTGACAGATCACAGACTCTTCTGTTTATAAGATTTCCTGCATTTGTAGAGTTCAGTATGTCTGAAACTTTTGCCCTGTCTTTTTTTAAATGGGGAAACCATACAGGCTTTCTTGAAATGCAGCTCAGCACAAGGTCTTCAACACTGACCGGATTACCTGCTTCCACTGCAAGCGACTGAGGAACGTATCCGAAGCGGGGCTTTTTCATTGTAAGTGTCTTACTGAAATGGGAAAGAGAATTTTTTGACAGCTGGGGATTGTCACTTTCAAAAATGATGTTGCCGCTGTGTGGAATAACATCCAGCAGGGATTTTATGAATGTAGTTTTTCCTGCTCCGTTTCTTCCGATTATTGCGGTAAGTTCTCCGCAGTGAAGGTGGAGGTTGAGGTCGTTGAGAATGGTTTCATTCCCGGCCTTTACAGTCAGGTGTTCGATTCTCGTGCAGCAGACATGCTGCTTTCCTAAAATACAAGACATGGCACTATAATAGTACAAAATGTAATTTTTTAGTAGCGGTATGTAAAAAATCCTGTCTGTGTCTGGTATTATTAAAATATAGTAATTTTGGGTATATCTTTAATACCAGTTTTTTTGTAATGTTCTTACGTAATTTTATGAGTTTCGGCTCATTTTTCAGGAGGTCTTTTTATGGATGACAGACTTTTAACGATTCAGGATATTTCCTGTGTAGGTCAATGTTCCCTTACCGTTGCACTTCCGGTTATTTCAGCCTGTGGCATTGAGACTGCAATTCTTCCCAGTTCGGTACTTTCAAATCATACGGCACCGGGATTTTCGGGATGGACTTTTACGGACTTAACACAGGACATGCCTGCAATACTTGACCGCTGGTTGAAGGAAAAAATTTCTTTTAACGCATTCTATACAGGTTACGTAAGTAAAGCTCAGATTCCTTATATTCTTGAGATTATAAGTAAAACCCGCCGTGACGGTTCACTGGTAATTGTTGATCCGGTAATGGCAGATAACGGAAAAATGTATGCGGGCTTTGGTGAAGATTTTCCTGAGGAAATGAAAAAGCTTGTAAAGAATTCAGATGTCATTCTTCCGAATATTACGGAAGCTTCATTTCTTCTTGGGGTTCCTTATAAAACTGAATATGACAGGACTTACATCGAGGATATGCTTAAGGGACTTTATGCACTGGGAACAAAAAATGTAGTTCTTACAGGGGTTTCTTTTGAAGCTGATAAACTGGGAATTGCGTGCTATGACGGAAAAAAGATTGAGTATTATTTTACGGAAAAACTTCCTGTAAGCGTGCATGGAACCGGAGATGCTTATTCTTCTGCTTTTGCCGGAGCACTCCTGCGGGGAAAGAGTCTTCTTGAAAGTGCCTCAATTGCAGCAGACTTTGTAGTTGAATCAATTAAGAAAACTCAGGGAGATCCTGATCACTGGTATGGCGTAAAATTTGAAAAGGCTCTTCCTTATCTTATTTCACGTCTTGATAAATAAGTTTTTATTGTTCAAATTCCGGGACATTTCTGAGAAGGTGACTATCAGGAATGTCCTTATCTCATAACATTTTATTTATTGTTACCTTTCTTTTCTTATGATAATTTTAAATCATGAATATCATCAAAAAACTTTTAAGCGGACTTGAACGAAAGTATATTGTTTGCTCCTGCCTTGCACCTTTGACGATGATAGGCGAGGTCCTTATGGAAACTGCCATTCCGTTAATGATGGCAAAAATCATTGATGTGGGAATTGCGCAGCGGAATATTTCTTATGTACTGGAAACCGGTCTTCTTATGGTTGCCATGTCGGTTGTCTCTCTTGGCTTTGGTGCTCTGGGAGCCAGGTTTGGTGCAGTGTCAGCTCTGGGGTTTTCCAGGAATTTACGGCGCAGGCTTTTTTCTAAAATCCAGACTTTTTCTTTTTCAAACATAGACAGGTTTTCAACTTCTTCCCTCATAACGAGGCTTACTACTGATGTAAATAATCTTCAGAATACATATCAGATGCTTGTAAGAATATGTTTCCGTGCACCGTTCATGCTTATAAGCGGAATCATTCTGTCCTGTTTTATCAGCGTACGGCTTTCTGGAATTTTTTTATTTTCTGTACCTGTGCTTGCAGTTTCTCTTGTTCTGATTGCAGTATGTGCCTATCCCCGTTTTAAGAAAATGCTTGAATGCTATGACAGCCTTAATCTTACTGTTCAGGAAAACCTTACGGCGATACGTGTTGTAAAAAGTTTTGTGCGCCGGGATTATGAAAATATTAAGTTTGATTCTGCTGCGGAAAATGTACGTTCTTCTCAGATAAAAGCAGAAAGAATCGTAATCCTTAATGCTCCCATAATGCAGCTTGTTGTTTATTCCTGCATGATTGCAGCATTGTGGTTTGGCGGTAATATGATCGTAACCGGTCACTTAAAGACAGGACAGCTTGTAAGTTTTCTGACATACATCGGGCAGATTTTGATGAGCCTCATGATGCTGTCAATGATTTTTATAACAATGGTTCTTTCCAGGGCCAGCGTTCAGAGGATTATAGAAATTCTTGATGAAGAACCTGATATTAAGAATCCTGTGGATACAGCAAAAACATATCATAAAGTATGCTGCGGAACTGTAGATTTTAAGAATGTCAGTTTCAGTTATTCAAAGGATCTGTCAAAGGCTGTGCTTAATGATATTAACCTTCACATAGAAAGCGGACAGATGGTTGGAATTATAGGAGGAACCGGCTCTTCAAAGACGACACTGGTTTCTCTTATTTCCCGTCTGTATGATGCTTCCCGGGGAACTGTAAGCGTAGGTGGAATTGACGTCCGTAAGTATGACTTGAAAACTCTCCGGGACAGTGTTGCTGTCGTGCTTCAGAAGAATGTTCTTTTCAGCGGAACCATAAGGGAAAATCTGTGCTGGGGTAATGAAAATGCAGGTGACGAAGAAATCCGCCGGGCTTGTATTGCATCTGATGCAGATGAGTTTATAAGTTCCCTTCCTGATTCATATGATACGGAACTGGGGCAGGGGGGAGTCAATCTTTCTGGAGGACAGAAACAGAGGCTTTGCATTGCGAGAGCTCTTCTGAAGAAACCTGCAGTTCTTATTCTTGATGACAGTACTTCTGCTGTTGATACAGCCACTGATGCCAGAATACGGAGTGCTTTAAGAAAAACTCTTCCTGATACGACAAAGATTATAATTGCACAGCGGATCACGTCTGTTCAGGATGCAGACTTCATTATTGTAATGGACAACGGCCGCATAGACGGAACTGGAACTCACGGGCAGCTGCTTGCAGAAAATAAAATTTACCGTGAAGTTTATGAATCACAGCAGTCACAGAATTAAATACAGGAGAAAAATATGCCGCCGGTAAAAATGCGTGGTACAGGAAAACCTGAAAATACTTCAGGTACAGTCAGACGACTTTTTAAATACGCTTCTGACAGTAAGTTTCTTTTTATAATTGTTTTAATTTCCGTAATCTTCAGTGCAGGTGCTCAGGTAGCAGGAGATTCACTTTTAAAGCCTGCCGTAAATAACTATATCATTCCTCTTTATGAAAAGTTTTCTTCAGGGCAGAGTCTTTGTTTTAAGGATTTTATTCCGTTTATAAAACTCATAATGATAATGTGCAGCATTTTTGCAGCAGGAGTTTTAGGAACCTGGGTTAATGCCCGGATTATGATTCATATTGCCACAAAACTTCTCTTTAAGATAAGGACGGAACTTTTTCAT belongs to Treponema rectale and includes:
- the argR gene encoding arginine repressor, whose translation is MKERSTRLKAVRKLIKNNRIESQDELLQLLQKEGYEVTQATLSRDLKLLRVGKVSDGQSGYVYTLPEEADSRENEQIYVQDFLRGYVSIDYSGNIVVIKTFGGHADSVSNALDALNMDEILGTVAGDNCIFACLREGLTGKDFMTALKKIIPDIDEE
- a CDS encoding endonuclease MutS2 — protein: MSEQNFLSGQIARELDFYRVRDEIALNAVSEETQEALLQREPCTDLKTIRKLKKAGKEWAVYLSSTRPAAIMPWPQINDLFSQLDTEGAQLLQDQLYALGLFALSCKKATDSITSASLEFELPELLKTVQEMPSLKNPEDEIFRILNQDGTVKDLPQIREIKNKIAALKKEIEAAIKKYTSDSVFSQALQSQVPAFKAGRELIAVKANCRNQIKGIIHEVSASGQTVYIEPDEAVQAGNALVQEEFNLETQLRLIFKELTAKISPYKNEFVQCFEKMIFLDSTLAAGKQLIKTSGIFAEECDMTKEPPRIAGARHPLLKEKAVPVDINFMGGKRVLIITGPNTGGKTVTLKTIALFSLLNQAGFPLPAAEGTRLPLFNSVFADIGDEQSIDESLSTFSAHMKKMAEMTEHADENSLVLLDELGSGTDPQEGSAIAMAVLDTLIEKNAFVIATTHHGVLKNYGYTNPRCINASVEFNPDSLRPTYRLLMGVPGESHAIDIAQNAGLDRHIIDRAKNYISTQQSDVSSLIKGLTAKHEELDELIREENKKNSELLIKSHKLHNRENNLLEREIDIQKRERSQNSDFVKQTRSRLENLVRELREGEITREKTLGVKDFISELNEEITVQEKNIQLQNERLAAEKVQAEKEEEQISQNGIRLSKLKGAHSSSKKTKEKISNKEALKNAAVHIYDVPEKKKKLPEHKTIMLEEGTEVITGREKRRGTLIRKINSDTWSVQFGSLKMNVKEQFIIPANVSKNTFTAKADYVLEKEESSAEETPKFELRLLGMRYEEAIRALKKQLDLCAIYSFKNFSIIHGKGNGILQQAVHDLLSNYPGVKNFSFALPEAGGTGKTYVELE
- a CDS encoding HAD family hydrolase translates to MKTKAVIFDLDGTLLNTLEDLAASINHALRENGYPERTIDEVRLFVGNGLGLLAQRALPDGKENPLYEKTLSDLRAYYASHSLVKTKPYDGILQMLEDLKKKNILTAIVSNKPDAQVKALSKIFFKDFMNPELCIGECEGVKRKPAPDSLLKVIKNLGFKKDECIYAGDSDVDIETAGNAGIKCISVSWGFRSRDFLMEHNAGTIIDRPDQLLQFLEY
- a CDS encoding metal ABC transporter permease, with amino-acid sequence MENIYSLIHILLPFEWLEMTFMKNAFLAILIACPLFGMLGTFVVSNKMAFFSDAIGHSALTGVALGVLLGMRDVTFAMIGFSILLGFAIITVKIKGKASADTIIGVFSSASVALGIVLLSMGKSLAKYQKYLTGDILSIEPFEILMLLFSGIILIAVWIVFYNQMLLTSLHSTFAKSRGIKTFIIEQIFALVTAVIVTLSIRWTGLLVINSLLVLPAASARMISRTSRQYLGWSVLAATVSGITGLSLSYYIESASGATIVLVNTVIFIFCLAFRKKAG
- a CDS encoding metal ABC transporter ATP-binding protein; translated protein: MSCILGKQHVCCTRIEHLTVKAGNETILNDLNLHLHCGELTAIIGRNGAGKTTFIKSLLDVIPHSGNIIFESDNPQLSKNSLSHFSKTLTMKKPRFGYVPQSLAVEAGNPVSVEDLVLSCISRKPVWFPHLKKDRAKVSDILNSTNAGNLINRRVCDLSGGELQRVMLSLAVNPLPDILLLDEPVSGVDRVGLRNFYEIVSDIRHNYDITILLISHDLDLVAKHADRVVFINNSKASVGTVAEIYSQKDFTEVFGKINF
- a CDS encoding pyridoxamine kinase, giving the protein MDDRLLTIQDISCVGQCSLTVALPVISACGIETAILPSSVLSNHTAPGFSGWTFTDLTQDMPAILDRWLKEKISFNAFYTGYVSKAQIPYILEIISKTRRDGSLVIVDPVMADNGKMYAGFGEDFPEEMKKLVKNSDVILPNITEASFLLGVPYKTEYDRTYIEDMLKGLYALGTKNVVLTGVSFEADKLGIACYDGKKIEYYFTEKLPVSVHGTGDAYSSAFAGALLRGKSLLESASIAADFVVESIKKTQGDPDHWYGVKFEKALPYLISRLDK
- a CDS encoding ABC transporter ATP-binding protein, producing the protein MNIIKKLLSGLERKYIVCSCLAPLTMIGEVLMETAIPLMMAKIIDVGIAQRNISYVLETGLLMVAMSVVSLGFGALGARFGAVSALGFSRNLRRRLFSKIQTFSFSNIDRFSTSSLITRLTTDVNNLQNTYQMLVRICFRAPFMLISGIILSCFISVRLSGIFLFSVPVLAVSLVLIAVCAYPRFKKMLECYDSLNLTVQENLTAIRVVKSFVRRDYENIKFDSAAENVRSSQIKAERIVILNAPIMQLVVYSCMIAALWFGGNMIVTGHLKTGQLVSFLTYIGQILMSLMMLSMIFITMVLSRASVQRIIEILDEEPDIKNPVDTAKTYHKVCCGTVDFKNVSFSYSKDLSKAVLNDINLHIESGQMVGIIGGTGSSKTTLVSLISRLYDASRGTVSVGGIDVRKYDLKTLRDSVAVVLQKNVLFSGTIRENLCWGNENAGDEEIRRACIASDADEFISSLPDSYDTELGQGGVNLSGGQKQRLCIARALLKKPAVLILDDSTSAVDTATDARIRSALRKTLPDTTKIIIAQRITSVQDADFIIVMDNGRIDGTGTHGQLLAENKIYREVYESQQSQN